Proteins encoded within one genomic window of Actinoplanes octamycinicus:
- a CDS encoding ABC transporter permease, with translation MIGYLGRRIAGGVLVLLTLSALIYALFYLAPSDPAVLACGKGCTPERLADVREAMGLADPVATQYWHYLQGIVAGRDYSLGPDVRHCPAPCLGYSFETSQPVTALLMDRLPVSFSLALGAEILSLAVGIGAGLLSGARRFRWLDRIVNGLVLAGYAVPVFLVGLLLLLLFCVHLQWLPFPSYVPFTTDPLLWAQNLLLPWIALAVIQSAAYARLTRAGLQESLAEDHIRTARAYGIPERRILWRRALRGALLPLVTLTAVDVAAIVTSAVLTETMFGLPGIGQLLVGAVNQIDLPVVVGVTLLTGLIIVVANAAADLLYAAVDPRVQLR, from the coding sequence ATGATCGGCTACCTCGGGCGGCGGATCGCCGGCGGCGTGCTCGTCCTGCTCACCCTCTCCGCCCTGATCTACGCGCTGTTCTACCTGGCGCCGTCCGACCCGGCCGTGCTGGCCTGCGGCAAGGGCTGCACCCCGGAACGCCTCGCCGACGTGCGCGAGGCGATGGGCCTGGCCGACCCGGTCGCCACCCAGTACTGGCACTACCTGCAGGGCATCGTCGCCGGCCGGGACTACTCGCTCGGCCCGGACGTCCGGCACTGCCCGGCCCCCTGCCTCGGCTACTCCTTCGAGACCTCGCAGCCGGTCACCGCGCTGCTGATGGACCGGCTCCCGGTCTCCTTCTCGCTGGCCCTGGGCGCCGAGATCCTGTCGCTGGCGGTCGGCATCGGCGCCGGCCTGCTCTCCGGCGCCCGCCGGTTCCGCTGGCTCGACCGGATCGTCAACGGCCTGGTGCTGGCCGGCTACGCGGTCCCGGTCTTCCTGGTCGGGCTGCTGCTGCTCCTGCTCTTCTGCGTGCACCTGCAGTGGCTGCCGTTCCCCAGCTACGTCCCGTTCACCACCGATCCGCTGCTCTGGGCGCAGAACCTGCTGCTGCCGTGGATCGCGCTCGCGGTGATCCAGTCCGCGGCGTACGCCCGGCTGACCCGGGCCGGGCTGCAGGAGAGCCTGGCCGAGGACCACATCCGCACCGCCCGGGCGTACGGGATCCCGGAACGCCGGATCCTCTGGCGCCGGGCCCTGCGCGGGGCACTGCTGCCGCTGGTCACGCTGACCGCGGTGGACGTCGCCGCGATCGTGACCAGCGCGGTGCTCACCGAGACCATGTTCGGCCTGCCCGGCATCGGTCAGCTGCTGGTCGGCGCGGTCAACCAGATCGACCTGCCGGTGGTCGTCGGGGTCACCCTGCTCACCGGCCTGATCATCGTGGTCGCCAACGCGGCGGCCGACCTGCTCTACGCCGCCGTCGACCCCCGGGTGCAGCTGCGATGA
- a CDS encoding ABC transporter permease, whose amino-acid sequence MIRELRRDRGFVVGAVIAAGMVLVAVTAPLLAGLAGQDYTTYHDTLLDSARGGVPIGSFGGISGEHWLGVEPGTGRDLFARLVHGAQVSVGVAVAATFLEVLLGVTVGVAAGLGGRWADAGLSRLIDLVLSVPVLVMAIALLAIVPQDWPRPLLLAVVIAVLGWGGTARISRGETLTLRTRDYVAAAQVAGAPWWRVARREILPGLTAPILTYAALLLPTNMVVEAGLSFLGVGVRPPTPSWGQMLSSATTWFRADPMYVFLPGLLLFLTLLSFVLVANGLRRVLDPRQREVLR is encoded by the coding sequence GTGATCCGTGAGCTCCGCAGGGACCGCGGCTTCGTCGTGGGGGCGGTGATCGCGGCCGGCATGGTGCTGGTCGCGGTCACCGCGCCGCTCCTGGCCGGGCTCGCCGGGCAGGACTACACGACGTACCACGACACGCTGCTCGACTCGGCGCGCGGCGGCGTGCCGATCGGGTCGTTCGGCGGGATCAGCGGCGAGCACTGGCTCGGCGTCGAGCCCGGGACCGGCCGGGACCTGTTCGCCCGGCTGGTGCACGGCGCGCAGGTGTCGGTCGGCGTCGCGGTCGCCGCCACCTTCCTCGAGGTGCTGCTCGGCGTGACCGTCGGGGTGGCGGCCGGGCTCGGCGGCCGCTGGGCGGACGCCGGGCTGAGCCGGCTGATCGACCTGGTGCTGTCGGTGCCGGTGCTGGTGATGGCGATCGCGCTGCTCGCCATCGTGCCGCAGGACTGGCCCCGGCCGCTGCTGCTGGCCGTGGTGATCGCGGTGCTCGGCTGGGGCGGCACCGCCCGGATCAGCCGCGGCGAGACCCTCACCCTGCGCACCCGCGACTACGTGGCGGCCGCCCAGGTGGCCGGCGCGCCCTGGTGGCGGGTCGCCCGGCGGGAGATCCTGCCCGGCCTGACCGCCCCGATCCTCACCTACGCCGCCCTGCTGCTGCCCACCAACATGGTGGTCGAGGCCGGGCTCTCCTTCCTCGGCGTCGGCGTGCGCCCGCCCACCCCGTCCTGGGGCCAGATGCTGTCCAGCGCGACCACCTGGTTCCGGGCCGACCCGATGTACGTCTTCCTCCCGGGGCTCCTCCTGTTCCTCACCCTGCTCTCCTTCGTGCTGGTCGCCAACGGCCTGCGCCGGGTGCTCGACCCGCGGCAGCGCGAGGTGCTGCGATGA